In Endozoicomonas sp. GU-1, one DNA window encodes the following:
- a CDS encoding pilus assembly protein TadG-related protein — MQDKRRLSHIFIKRKQRGAVAVVVAITLTGVMAMMGLAVDTGNIISQRDKLQNIANAAALSAAKTYYFPNEKYSKVKKTQKTLFGQWVKGPNNLICNFPRLLEDEVTLTVAIPLQSPKRYHRFFSA; from the coding sequence ATGCAAGATAAACGACGTTTATCCCACATTTTCATTAAACGGAAACAGCGCGGTGCTGTTGCCGTGGTGGTTGCCATTACCCTGACCGGTGTTATGGCAATGATGGGGCTGGCAGTGGATACCGGCAATATTATTTCCCAGCGGGATAAACTGCAGAATATTGCCAATGCGGCAGCGCTCAGTGCGGCAAAAACCTATTACTTTCCGAATGAAAAGTATTCCAAGGTTAAAAAAACGCAAAAGACACTATTCGGGCAATGGGTGAAAGGCCCAAACAACTTGATATGCAATTTTCCCCGCCTGCTGGAGGACGAAGTGACATTAACGGTCGCTATTCCGTTACAGTCTCCAAAACGGTATCACCGGTTCTTCTCGGCTTAG